A genome region from Pseudomonadota bacterium includes the following:
- a CDS encoding hydantoinase B/oxoprolinase family protein: MEKIDKVLASILQKRFKSIVEEMSIAITMTTRSPILCEAQDFVTGLYDAEGKMLEQKENLPILSFSLGPVCEYILQYYGDDIHPGDVIFHNDVFSMGNQNNDVAVYKPIFHGERLVGWAACKGHQADIGGAVRGGYNPQATEIWQEALRIPPIKVYEKGKLRKDVWELIFANIRLRMVEEDLKAQIGSCVVGERAIQKLVEKYGLEVFEAHKRYLFDATERMMRAEIRSIPSGVYEGAATGYYDGRNPGSKYTIRVKITVEGDGIAFDYSKTDPQTKGFVNGTFTSSASATMLTFLQMVNPDIPHNDGMVRPVKMIIPSGTVVNAAYPAATTYGNHLCPITASAIMRALGPVIPDRVTAEWNSLLCSLTTGTDPRKGEHYVDICFMGLKGGSGAIQGCDGYDHIGMIDASGGVLDQDYEMFEQQTPHRILQHEYWTDSAGAGEWRGGLGVVTRFALGGEGNTLVTFGEGDVERPLGAFGGRPGPLNAMTLTYPDGKVVAPTTKDLIKDVPAGTIYFQEAGGGGGWGDPRRRKVEKVLDDVRNEKVSPASARDDYGVAIDEKTMTVDERATEKLRS, encoded by the coding sequence ATGGAAAAAATAGACAAGGTGCTCGCCTCGATCCTGCAGAAGCGGTTCAAGTCGATCGTCGAGGAGATGTCGATCGCCATCACCATGACGACGCGCTCGCCGATCCTCTGCGAGGCGCAGGACTTCGTCACCGGGCTGTACGACGCCGAGGGCAAGATGCTCGAGCAGAAGGAGAACCTGCCGATCCTCTCGTTCTCCCTCGGGCCGGTGTGCGAGTACATCCTCCAGTACTACGGTGACGACATCCACCCCGGCGACGTGATCTTCCACAACGACGTGTTCTCGATGGGCAACCAGAACAACGACGTGGCGGTGTACAAGCCGATCTTCCACGGCGAGCGGCTCGTGGGCTGGGCGGCGTGCAAGGGGCACCAGGCCGACATCGGCGGCGCGGTCCGCGGCGGCTACAACCCCCAGGCGACCGAGATCTGGCAGGAGGCGCTCCGCATCCCGCCCATCAAGGTGTACGAAAAGGGAAAGCTCCGGAAGGACGTCTGGGAGCTCATCTTCGCGAACATCCGCCTGCGGATGGTCGAGGAGGATCTCAAGGCGCAGATCGGCAGCTGCGTCGTCGGCGAGCGCGCGATCCAGAAGCTCGTCGAGAAGTACGGGCTCGAGGTGTTCGAGGCGCACAAGCGCTACCTGTTCGACGCCACCGAGCGGATGATGCGGGCCGAGATCCGCTCCATCCCGAGCGGCGTCTACGAGGGCGCGGCGACCGGCTACTACGACGGCCGCAACCCGGGCTCCAAGTACACCATCCGCGTGAAGATCACGGTCGAGGGCGACGGCATCGCGTTCGACTACTCGAAGACCGATCCGCAGACCAAGGGGTTCGTCAACGGCACCTTCACGTCGAGCGCGTCGGCGACGATGCTCACGTTCCTGCAGATGGTGAACCCCGACATCCCGCACAACGACGGCATGGTGCGGCCGGTGAAGATGATCATCCCGAGCGGCACGGTCGTGAACGCGGCGTACCCGGCCGCGACGACGTACGGCAACCACCTGTGCCCGATCACGGCGAGCGCCATCATGCGCGCCCTCGGGCCGGTGATCCCGGACCGCGTCACCGCCGAGTGGAACTCGCTGCTCTGCTCGCTCACGACCGGCACCGATCCGCGCAAGGGCGAGCACTACGTGGACATCTGCTTCATGGGGCTCAAGGGCGGCTCGGGCGCCATCCAGGGGTGCGACGGGTACGATCACATCGGCATGATCGACGCCTCCGGCGGCGTGCTCGACCAGGACTACGAGATGTTCGAGCAGCAGACGCCGCACCGGATCCTCCAGCACGAGTACTGGACCGACTCCGCGGGCGCCGGCGAGTGGCGCGGCGGGCTCGGCGTGGTGACCCGGTTCGCGCTCGGCGGCGAGGGCAACACGCTCGTCACCTTCGGCGAGGGCGACGTGGAGCGGCCGCTCGGCGCGTTCGGCGGCAGGCCCGGACCGCTCAACGCGATGACCCTCACCTACCCCGACGGCAAGGTCGTCGCGCCGACCACCAAGGATCTCATCAAGGACGTCCCGGCCGGCACGATCTACTTCCAGGAGGCCGGCGGCGGCGGCGGCTGGGGCGACCCCAGGCGGCGCAAGGTCGAGAAGGTGCTCGACGACGTCCGCAACGAGAAGGTCAGCCCCGCGAGCGCCCGGGACGACTACGGCGTGGCGATCGACGAGAAGACGATGACCGTGGACGAGAGGGCGACCGAGAAGCTGAGAAGCTAG
- a CDS encoding FAD-dependent oxidoreductase produces MKPGEKKYPHIFSPAKLGKMEVKNRIKYASTETNFNYGDGFVADKEIAYMEAQARGGAGMVTTQGAYTDPRGEGQGYVGMMGIWDDKFIPGLKKINDAIHKHGAKSVLQLMHCGRVGGINLHYTVGPSQVKQRIPRFREPVEMTREQIEMGIQEHVLGARRCVEAGYDAVEISGIVGYLISNFISSYTNQRTDEYGGSVAGRAKFMTDIVSRIRKEVGPDYPIIIRLCADELLHDRGGNKPEESLEVIKLAEKAGADCLSVTAGWQESAVSVISRDCKMGQWLFLAKRVREALEPTTSVSMAYRLFVPELPEQAIAKKELDFWEMCRPMIADPFLPLKIMEDRQKDIIPCMACNICLARLFRDAELNCMVRPSLGHESEPEFGFYGFPKVAQPKQIWVVGAGIAGMQAAAIAAEKGHQVTVFDKRDHVGGQAATASHGPYGDEEFMRLVNYLKAYCDKGKVKFELNRALTAEELKASGADEIVVATGAAPRSALPGADGKNVVSCLNVMDGVAKLGKSVAILGSGGVAIATALYLLEKGGVQIALVHQGKKPGADVNPSYIWRYMSKLKEGKVALVSFAKPKEITAKGIQVETPDGEKLVEAETVILADMFSVNDLAKARKGVYVIGDALTPRRGNSAVLDGYKMGMRL; encoded by the coding sequence ATGAAACCCGGAGAGAAGAAGTATCCCCACATCTTCAGCCCAGCGAAGCTCGGCAAGATGGAGGTCAAGAACCGCATCAAGTACGCCTCCACGGAGACCAACTTCAACTACGGCGACGGCTTCGTGGCGGACAAGGAGATCGCGTACATGGAGGCCCAGGCGCGCGGCGGCGCCGGCATGGTCACCACCCAGGGCGCGTACACCGATCCCCGCGGCGAGGGCCAGGGCTACGTGGGCATGATGGGCATCTGGGACGACAAGTTCATCCCGGGCCTCAAGAAGATCAACGACGCCATCCACAAGCACGGCGCCAAGTCGGTGCTCCAGCTCATGCACTGCGGGCGCGTCGGCGGCATCAACCTGCACTACACGGTCGGCCCGTCCCAGGTGAAGCAGCGCATCCCGCGCTTCCGCGAGCCTGTCGAGATGACGCGCGAGCAGATCGAGATGGGGATCCAGGAGCACGTGCTCGGCGCCCGCCGCTGCGTGGAGGCCGGCTACGACGCGGTCGAGATCTCCGGCATCGTCGGCTACCTCATCTCCAACTTCATCTCGAGCTACACGAACCAGCGCACGGACGAGTACGGCGGCTCGGTGGCGGGCCGCGCCAAGTTCATGACCGACATCGTGAGCCGCATCCGCAAGGAGGTCGGCCCCGACTACCCCATCATCATTCGCCTGTGCGCGGACGAGCTGCTCCACGATCGCGGCGGCAACAAGCCGGAGGAGTCGCTCGAGGTGATCAAGCTCGCCGAGAAGGCGGGCGCCGACTGCCTCTCCGTCACCGCGGGCTGGCAGGAGTCGGCCGTGTCGGTCATCTCGCGCGACTGCAAGATGGGGCAGTGGCTCTTCCTCGCCAAGCGCGTGCGCGAGGCGCTCGAGCCCACGACCTCCGTGTCGATGGCGTACCGCCTCTTCGTGCCCGAGCTGCCGGAGCAGGCTATCGCGAAGAAGGAGCTCGACTTCTGGGAGATGTGCCGCCCGATGATCGCGGACCCGTTCCTGCCGCTCAAGATCATGGAGGACCGACAGAAGGACATCATCCCGTGCATGGCGTGCAACATCTGCCTGGCGCGCCTCTTCCGCGACGCGGAGCTCAACTGCATGGTGCGGCCGTCGCTCGGCCACGAGTCGGAGCCGGAGTTCGGCTTCTACGGGTTCCCGAAGGTCGCGCAGCCCAAGCAGATCTGGGTGGTCGGCGCGGGGATCGCCGGCATGCAGGCCGCGGCGATCGCCGCGGAGAAGGGCCACCAGGTCACGGTGTTCGACAAGCGCGATCACGTCGGCGGCCAGGCGGCGACCGCGTCGCACGGCCCGTACGGCGACGAGGAGTTCATGCGCCTCGTCAACTACCTCAAGGCGTACTGCGACAAGGGCAAGGTGAAGTTCGAGCTCAACCGCGCGCTGACCGCCGAGGAGCTGAAGGCGAGCGGCGCGGACGAGATCGTCGTCGCGACGGGCGCGGCGCCGAGGAGCGCGCTCCCGGGAGCGGACGGCAAGAACGTTGTGTCGTGCCTCAACGTGATGGACGGGGTGGCGAAGCTCGGCAAGTCCGTCGCGATCCTCGGCTCGGGCGGCGTCGCGATCGCGACCGCGCTCTACCTGCTCGAGAAGGGCGGCGTGCAGATCGCGCTCGTGCACCAGGGCAAGAAGCCGGGCGCGGACGTGAACCCGAGCTACATCTGGCGCTACATGAGCAAGCTCAAGGAGGGCAAGGTGGCGCTGGTCTCGTTCGCCAAGCCCAAGGAGATCACGGCGAAGGGGATCCAGGTCGAGACGCCGGACGGCGAGAAGCTCGTCGAGGCCGAGACCGTCATCCTCGCCGACATGTTCTCCGTGAACGACCTGGCGAAGGCGCGCAAGGGCGTCTACGTCATCGGGGATGCGCTCACACCGCGGCGCGGCAACTCGGCGGTTCTCGACGGCTACAAGATGGGCATGCGCCTCTAG
- a CDS encoding 4Fe-4S binding protein, whose protein sequence is MIPKIDVFRCDGCGVCVKHCPPQIIGLVKNKAAILIDLCEECGICFEACKTGAIHFRLPNKGVEAASDAYATPRAYTPNPGNWSVGVPRGYDGEGNAAKKG, encoded by the coding sequence ATGATACCGAAGATCGACGTTTTCCGCTGCGACGGCTGCGGCGTCTGCGTGAAGCACTGCCCGCCCCAGATCATCGGGCTGGTGAAGAACAAGGCCGCCATCCTCATCGACCTGTGCGAGGAGTGCGGCATCTGCTTCGAGGCGTGCAAGACGGGCGCCATCCACTTCAGGCTCCCGAACAAGGGCGTCGAGGCGGCCTCGGACGCGTACGCGACGCCGCGCGCCTACACCCCGAACCCCGGCAACTGGAGCGTGGGCGTGCCCCGCGGTTACGACGGCGAGGGCAACGCCGCGAAGAAAGGCTGA
- a CDS encoding VOC family protein: protein MKVNKIDHLCIAVKDLDQAMKAWEPVLGKPKPDDPYIDEPEKIRVARYWLGGVGFELMESTSPDGDVAKWIEKNGEGIMLVGLNVDNTRAAIGELEPKGYRFIPNPKPLADDPSKKSRAFRDCEFAFIHPKNVNGVLLELIDYKWDELK, encoded by the coding sequence ATGAAGGTCAACAAGATCGATCACCTCTGCATCGCGGTGAAGGACCTGGATCAGGCCATGAAGGCGTGGGAGCCGGTGCTCGGCAAGCCCAAGCCCGACGACCCGTACATCGACGAGCCGGAGAAGATCCGCGTCGCGCGCTACTGGCTCGGCGGGGTCGGCTTCGAGCTGATGGAGTCGACGAGCCCCGACGGCGACGTCGCCAAGTGGATCGAGAAGAACGGCGAGGGGATCATGCTCGTCGGCCTCAACGTCGACAACACCCGCGCGGCGATTGGCGAGCTCGAGCCCAAGGGCTACAGGTTCATCCCGAACCCCAAGCCGCTCGCCGACGATCCGAGCAAGAAGTCGCGCGCCTTCCGCGACTGCGAGTTCGCCTTCATCCACCCCAAGAACGTGAACGGCGTGCTGCTCGAGCTCATCGACTACAAGTGGGACGAGCTCAAGTAG
- a CDS encoding Xaa-Pro peptidase family protein yields MIRITPAERSERLGRSAAAMRDIRADCLVLLPGPNFYYFTGLMHARERHRLFVALVRADGSLDLVGARFEEAQLAACPVPARLHPFDDEREEDQYALLARIISSGCGAHPRVGLEATVPYHFVLALAEALPGAQLVDSRAATDRLRALKSPAEIACLREAAGRTMARMAGVPEVLKEGMSERELAAAFGPSAMVQIGRTTSLPNENGRDGRLRPGDAIVIDAGDRVEGYRSDVTRAFFFGRPSPRMREIHGIVREAEAAAIDAARPGARAEEVDLAARRVIERAGYGAFFTHRGGHGIGLEFHEEPICARGNTQPLLPGMVLTAEPGVYLPGEFGVRLEDDILVTEDGCEVISGPLPEPL; encoded by the coding sequence ATGATCCGGATCACGCCGGCCGAGCGGAGCGAGAGGCTCGGTCGCTCTGCGGCCGCGATGCGGGACATCCGCGCCGACTGCCTCGTGCTCCTGCCGGGACCGAATTTTTACTACTTCACGGGGCTCATGCACGCCAGGGAGCGCCACCGGCTCTTCGTCGCGCTCGTCCGGGCCGACGGGAGCCTCGATCTCGTCGGCGCGCGCTTCGAGGAGGCGCAGCTCGCGGCGTGCCCTGTGCCCGCGCGCCTGCACCCGTTCGACGACGAGCGGGAGGAGGACCAGTACGCGCTCCTCGCCCGGATCATCTCCTCGGGGTGCGGGGCGCACCCGCGCGTGGGGCTCGAGGCGACCGTTCCGTACCACTTCGTCCTCGCGCTCGCGGAGGCGTTACCGGGTGCGCAGCTCGTCGACTCCCGTGCGGCGACGGATCGCCTGCGCGCGCTGAAGAGCCCGGCCGAGATCGCGTGCCTTCGGGAGGCGGCGGGCCGCACGATGGCGCGCATGGCCGGCGTCCCCGAGGTGCTGAAGGAAGGGATGAGCGAGCGCGAGCTCGCGGCCGCGTTCGGGCCGAGCGCCATGGTGCAGATCGGGAGGACGACGTCGCTCCCGAACGAGAACGGCCGGGACGGGCGGCTGCGGCCGGGCGACGCGATCGTCATCGACGCCGGGGACCGGGTCGAGGGCTACAGGTCGGACGTCACGCGCGCCTTCTTCTTCGGGAGGCCGTCCCCGAGGATGCGCGAGATCCACGGGATCGTGCGCGAGGCCGAGGCCGCGGCGATCGACGCGGCGCGCCCGGGAGCGAGGGCCGAGGAGGTCGATCTCGCGGCGCGGCGGGTGATCGAGCGCGCGGGCTACGGGGCGTTCTTCACGCACCGCGGCGGCCACGGGATCGGCCTCGAGTTCCACGAGGAGCCGATCTGCGCGCGCGGGAACACGCAGCCGCTCCTGCCGGGCATGGTGCTCACCGCCGAGCCGGGCGTCTACCTGCCGGGCGAGTTCGGCGTGCGCCTCGAGGACGACATCCTTGTCACGGAGGACGGTTGCGAGGTGATCTCGGGACCGTTGCCGGAACCCCTGTAG
- a CDS encoding 2Fe-2S iron-sulfur cluster-binding protein, with the protein MSGIPLKIDGKEILAAEGATVLEAARGAGIRIPTLCHDDRLEPFGGCRLCIVEVAARGGTRLVVSCVYPAEKGLVVRTRSEKVDRIRKTLLELLLAHAPDSPALRDLAKEYGADVNRFEKEPSFCVHCGLCVRYCAEVKGKHAVGFIDRGIWKEISFVPEIAAKECDACKECFPLCPTSYLQAAYVLTEALAFPKDGPGRGNP; encoded by the coding sequence GTGAGCGGGATACCCTTGAAGATCGACGGCAAGGAGATCCTGGCGGCGGAGGGGGCGACGGTGCTCGAGGCGGCGCGGGGCGCCGGAATCCGCATCCCCACGCTCTGCCACGACGATCGCCTGGAGCCGTTCGGCGGCTGCCGGCTCTGCATCGTGGAGGTGGCGGCACGCGGCGGGACACGGCTCGTCGTCTCCTGCGTCTACCCGGCGGAGAAGGGCCTGGTCGTCCGGACCAGGTCCGAGAAGGTGGACCGAATCCGCAAGACGCTGCTCGAGCTCCTGCTCGCGCACGCGCCGGACTCTCCTGCGCTGCGCGATCTGGCGAAAGAGTACGGCGCGGACGTGAACCGCTTCGAAAAGGAGCCCTCGTTCTGCGTCCACTGCGGCCTGTGCGTCCGGTACTGCGCCGAGGTGAAGGGGAAGCACGCCGTCGGGTTCATCGATCGGGGGATCTGGAAGGAGATCAGCTTCGTTCCGGAGATCGCCGCGAAGGAGTGCGACGCCTGCAAGGAGTGCTTCCCGCTCTGCCCGACGTCGTATCTCCAGGCGGCGTACGTCCTCACCGAGGCGCTCGCGTTCCCGAAGGACGGCCCCGGGCGCGGAAACCCATAG
- a CDS encoding 4Fe-4S binding protein — MTRLNSPDELEKLRREILSRRDPAAPVISICAGSGCLASGAGEVIAAFRAEIERQGLSASVSTKGTGCPGFCERGPVVVIYPEEICYLQVKPGDVPEIVSQTIREKKVVERLLFVDPSTGDRAVHESDIPFYGNQVRNVLCNNIRIDSKSIDDYLAIGGYSALAKALTGMSAVDVVEEIKKSNLRGRGGGGFPAGQKWEGSRNASERTKYVIVNADEGDPGAFMDRALLEGNPHSILEGLIIGGYAVGANEGYVYVRQEYPLAVENINLAIEQAEAYGLLGKDILGSGFDLVVKVHRGAGAFVCGESTALMTALEGRAGEPRPKYVRSNIKGLWNRPSVLNNVETWANVPLIINRGADWFTQYGTETSKGTKIFSLVGKITNTGLVEVPMGITLRDIIYKIGGGIPGGKRFKAVQTGGPSGGCIPGELLDLQVGFDELTRAGSMMGSGGMIVMDENTCMVDVARYFVDFLTGESCGKCVPCREGLRQMHKILTNITLGKGREEDIQTLQELSETAIEASLCALGKTAPNPFLSTLRYFRSEYDAHIKERRCPALSCKALIHYHIDPEKCQACMICLRKCPAQAIDGGKKRIHVIDQEKCTNCGNCLEVCPPKFGAVMKLSGVPVPPPPPEDQRAVRRKGAEA; from the coding sequence ATGACGCGGTTGAATTCGCCCGACGAGCTGGAGAAGTTGAGACGGGAGATCCTGTCCCGGAGGGATCCCGCGGCGCCGGTCATCTCGATCTGCGCGGGCTCCGGGTGCCTCGCCTCGGGCGCGGGCGAGGTGATTGCCGCGTTCCGGGCGGAGATCGAGCGGCAGGGCCTTTCGGCGTCCGTGAGCACCAAGGGGACCGGGTGCCCCGGCTTCTGCGAGCGGGGGCCGGTGGTCGTCATCTACCCCGAGGAGATCTGCTACCTGCAGGTGAAGCCCGGTGACGTCCCAGAGATCGTATCGCAGACCATCCGGGAGAAGAAGGTCGTCGAGCGCCTGCTGTTCGTCGATCCTTCGACTGGCGATCGGGCGGTCCACGAGTCCGACATCCCGTTCTACGGGAACCAGGTCCGGAACGTCCTGTGCAACAACATCCGGATCGACTCCAAGAGCATCGACGACTACCTGGCCATCGGCGGCTACTCGGCGCTGGCCAAGGCGCTCACCGGGATGTCCGCGGTCGACGTGGTGGAGGAGATCAAGAAGTCCAACCTGCGGGGGCGCGGCGGTGGCGGCTTCCCGGCCGGGCAGAAGTGGGAGGGCTCCCGCAACGCCTCGGAGAGGACGAAGTACGTGATCGTCAACGCCGACGAGGGCGATCCCGGCGCCTTCATGGACCGGGCGCTCCTCGAGGGGAACCCTCACTCCATCCTCGAGGGGCTGATCATCGGCGGCTACGCCGTCGGCGCGAACGAGGGGTACGTCTACGTGCGGCAGGAGTACCCGCTCGCCGTGGAGAACATCAACCTCGCCATCGAGCAGGCCGAGGCGTACGGCCTGCTCGGGAAGGACATCCTCGGCTCGGGGTTCGACCTCGTCGTCAAGGTGCATAGGGGCGCCGGCGCGTTCGTGTGCGGCGAGTCGACCGCCCTGATGACAGCCCTCGAGGGCCGGGCGGGCGAGCCCAGACCGAAGTACGTCCGCTCCAACATCAAGGGGCTGTGGAACCGTCCGAGCGTGCTGAACAACGTCGAGACGTGGGCGAACGTGCCGCTCATCATCAACAGGGGTGCCGATTGGTTCACGCAGTACGGGACCGAGACGAGCAAGGGCACGAAGATCTTCTCCCTGGTCGGCAAGATCACGAACACCGGCCTCGTGGAGGTGCCGATGGGGATCACGCTTCGGGACATCATCTACAAGATCGGCGGTGGCATCCCGGGCGGCAAGAGGTTCAAGGCGGTGCAGACCGGCGGGCCGTCGGGCGGGTGCATCCCGGGCGAGCTCCTGGACCTGCAGGTCGGCTTCGACGAGCTCACCCGGGCGGGCTCGATGATGGGCTCGGGCGGCATGATCGTCATGGACGAGAACACCTGCATGGTCGACGTGGCCCGGTACTTCGTCGACTTCCTCACGGGCGAGTCGTGCGGCAAGTGCGTCCCGTGCCGCGAGGGCCTCCGGCAGATGCACAAGATCCTCACGAACATCACCCTGGGCAAGGGGCGGGAGGAGGACATCCAGACCCTGCAGGAGCTGTCCGAGACGGCGATCGAGGCCTCGCTCTGCGCGCTCGGCAAGACGGCGCCCAACCCGTTCCTGAGCACGCTGCGCTACTTCCGGAGCGAATACGACGCGCACATCAAGGAGAGGCGGTGCCCGGCGCTGTCCTGCAAGGCGCTCATCCACTACCACATCGACCCGGAGAAGTGCCAGGCGTGCATGATCTGCCTCAGGAAGTGCCCGGCCCAGGCGATCGACGGCGGCAAGAAGCGGATCCACGTCATCGATCAGGAGAAGTGCACGAATTGCGGCAACTGCCTCGAGGTCTGCCCGCCGAAGTTCGGCGCGGTGATGAAGCTGTCGGGGGTGCCGGTGCCGCCGCCGCCGCCCGAGGACCAGCGGGCGGTGCGCAGGAAGGGGGCCGAGGCGTGA
- a CDS encoding NAD(P)H-dependent oxidoreductase subunit E, with protein MDIESIDRIIERHRGEASSLIQVLLEIQSENRWLPKEALDRVAERLQVPLSRIQHIATFYKAFSLVPKGLHQVHVCVGTACHVRGATRILDTLREQTGIMPGETDLDLSFSLETVNCLGCCALGPVMEIDGKTYGKLTPAESAEVLKGYK; from the coding sequence ATGGACATCGAGAGCATCGACAGGATCATCGAGAGGCATCGCGGGGAGGCGAGCTCGCTCATCCAGGTGTTGCTGGAGATCCAGAGCGAGAACCGCTGGCTGCCCAAGGAGGCGCTGGATCGGGTCGCCGAGAGGCTGCAGGTCCCCTTGAGCCGGATCCAGCACATCGCGACCTTCTACAAGGCGTTCAGCCTGGTCCCCAAGGGGCTCCATCAGGTCCACGTCTGTGTCGGCACCGCGTGTCACGTCCGCGGCGCGACCCGCATCCTCGACACGCTTCGGGAGCAGACCGGGATCATGCCCGGCGAGACCGACCTGGATCTGAGCTTCAGCCTGGAGACTGTCAACTGCCTGGGCTGCTGCGCGCTCGGGCCGGTGATGGAGATCGACGGGAAGACGTACGGCAAGCTCACTCCGGCCGAATCGGCGGAGGTGCTGAAGGGCTACAAGTAG
- a CDS encoding hydrogenase iron-sulfur subunit, which yields MSQSLEFKPRMLGFVCHWUAYGAADMAGVSRLQYSSEIRLVRVMCSGRVDLRFVLRAFANGHDGVFIGGCRLNECNYVTHGNYDALAMVHVARFLLAHMGLYPERLNITFMSGGDGNILAEAIDGFTKKIKGLGPLGTAEGMEPGALKLKLEAAERIVPYLRLVERERLRAPSKTKEEYERFFESGEVVRLFREIIAEKWELSRIMLLLGEGPLPTGEISRRLSLSPSDVSKHMNASSRHGLVKYDVERKRYSLA from the coding sequence ATGAGCCAGAGTCTCGAGTTCAAGCCGAGGATGCTGGGTTTCGTCTGCCACTGGTGAGCATACGGAGCGGCGGACATGGCCGGAGTTTCCCGGCTACAGTATTCGAGTGAGATCAGGCTGGTTCGCGTCATGTGCTCGGGAAGGGTGGATCTGAGGTTCGTGCTCAGGGCCTTCGCGAACGGACACGACGGCGTGTTCATCGGCGGCTGCCGGTTGAACGAGTGCAACTACGTCACGCACGGGAACTACGACGCGTTGGCCATGGTGCACGTCGCGAGGTTCCTGCTGGCGCACATGGGGCTCTACCCGGAGCGGCTGAACATCACCTTCATGTCCGGCGGGGACGGCAACATCCTGGCCGAGGCCATCGACGGCTTCACGAAGAAGATCAAGGGGCTCGGACCGCTCGGGACGGCCGAGGGGATGGAGCCCGGAGCGCTGAAGCTCAAGCTCGAGGCCGCCGAGCGGATCGTCCCGTACCTGCGGCTGGTGGAGCGGGAGAGGCTCAGGGCGCCTTCGAAGACGAAGGAAGAGTACGAGAGGTTCTTCGAGAGCGGCGAGGTCGTGCGGCTCTTCCGGGAGATCATCGCGGAGAAGTGGGAGCTGAGCCGGATCATGCTGCTCCTCGGAGAGGGGCCCCTGCCGACGGGAGAGATCTCGCGGCGGTTGAGCCTGAGCCCGTCCGACGTGTCGAAACACATGAACGCCTCGTCGAGGCACGGGTTGGTCAAGTACGACGTCGAGCGCAAGCGCTACTCGCTGGCGTAA